In one Phyllostomus discolor isolate MPI-MPIP mPhyDis1 chromosome 8, mPhyDis1.pri.v3, whole genome shotgun sequence genomic region, the following are encoded:
- the LOC114502902 gene encoding nucleoside diphosphate kinase B produces the protein MANTERTFIAIKPDGVQRGLVGEIIKRFEQKGFRLVAMKFLRASNELLKEHYIDLKDRPFYPGLVKYMNSGPVVAMVWEGLNVVKTGRMMLGETNPADSKPGTIRGDFCIQVGRNIIHGSDSVKSAEREISLWFKPDELVDYKPCAFDWIYE, from the exons ATGGCCAACACGGAGCGCACCTTCATCGCCATCAAGCCAGACGGCGTGCAGCGCGGCCTGGTGGGCGAAATCATCAAGCGCTTCGAGCAGAAGGGGTTCCGCCTCGTGGCCATGAAGTTCCTAAGG GCCTCCAATGAACTGCTGAAGGAGCACTACATTGACCTGAAAGACCGCCCGTTCTACCCCGGGCTGGTGAAGTACATGAACTCAGGGCCTGTGGTGGCCATG GTCTGGGAGGGGCTGAACGTGGTGAAGACAGGGAGGATGATGCTCGGGGAGACCAATCCAGCAGATTCTAAGCCAGGCACCATTCGAGGGGACTTCTGCATTCAAGTTGGCAG gaacATCATTCACGGCAGTGATTCAGTAAAAAGTGCCGAGAGAGAAATCAGCCTGTGGTTTAAGCCTGACGAACTGGTCGACTACAAGCCTTGTGCTTTTGACTGGATCTATGAATAA